A portion of the Kineococcus endophyticus genome contains these proteins:
- a CDS encoding glycosyltransferase family 2 protein: MNGRRTAVLTIVSGRHDHLRGQLLGLARSRRPPAWHVVAAMGDPGIRAVLDSVPAAEGTRRVVLDVPVAADGELPLAAARNAAAGTATALGADLLVLLDVDCVPAPGLVGAYEDAAHRVADVPGPRLLCGPVAYLPPEVRVHDATDLDRLPGAAEPHAARPAPAPGEVVRASESQWWLFWSLSFAVTAADWASFGGFCEEFRGYGGEDTDVAATVRELGGALFWVGGAEAFHQHHPTRNPPVQHVAAILRNGAVFHRRWGWWPMTGWLEQFRAAGLVDYDAATRSWTAATPRGVPAPLAAGPSTAVRSTAS; this comes from the coding sequence GTGAACGGCCGGCGGACCGCCGTCCTGACGATCGTCTCCGGGCGCCACGACCACCTGCGCGGGCAGCTCCTCGGCCTGGCCCGGTCCCGGCGGCCACCGGCCTGGCACGTCGTGGCGGCCATGGGCGATCCCGGGATCCGCGCGGTGCTCGACTCCGTTCCCGCGGCGGAGGGGACGCGGCGCGTCGTCCTCGACGTCCCCGTCGCCGCCGACGGTGAACTTCCCCTGGCCGCGGCCCGGAACGCCGCGGCGGGCACGGCGACGGCCCTCGGCGCCGACCTCCTCGTCCTGCTCGACGTCGACTGCGTCCCCGCACCAGGACTCGTCGGGGCCTACGAGGACGCCGCCCACCGTGTGGCCGACGTTCCCGGACCGCGGTTGCTCTGCGGCCCCGTGGCGTACCTGCCCCCGGAGGTCCGGGTCCACGACGCCACCGACCTCGACCGGCTCCCCGGGGCCGCAGAACCGCACGCCGCGCGACCGGCTCCGGCCCCGGGCGAGGTCGTGCGCGCCTCGGAGTCGCAGTGGTGGTTGTTCTGGTCGTTGTCGTTCGCCGTGACCGCCGCCGACTGGGCGTCGTTCGGGGGTTTCTGCGAGGAGTTCCGCGGCTACGGTGGCGAGGACACCGACGTCGCCGCCACCGTGCGGGAACTCGGGGGTGCGCTGTTCTGGGTCGGCGGCGCCGAGGCGTTCCACCAGCACCACCCGACGCGGAACCCGCCCGTGCAGCACGTCGCGGCGATCCTGCGCAACGGCGCGGTGTTCCACCGTCGGTGGGGGTGGTGGCCCATGACGGGCTGGCTCGAGCAGTTCCGCGCCGCGGGCCTCGTCGACTACGACGCCGCGACGCGGTCCTGGACGGCCGCGACCCCGCGGGGGGTTCCCGCACCCCTCGCGGCGGGACCGTCGACGGCCGTCCGCAGCACGGCCTCGTAG
- a CDS encoding glycosyltransferase has protein sequence MPRPLPTPPTATAARRLTVAVLGPSRFPVAEPYVGGLESFVGGLVAALRARGHRVLLFAAAGSTGAQPEVLAGGGWEPDELSRQDPSMPAEAFLREHHAHLAVLNALRTTYAGEVDVVHNNSLHHLPLTLSSTLPVPTVTTLHTPPTPWLTAALAAGGSSHAFTAVSRFTARQWAPWVGSADVVHNGVDPGRWRLGPGGGGLLWFGRLVPEKAPHLAVDAAARAGHHLHLVGPALDEEYFAAQIAPRLGRDVTWHGHLGGADLSAAVGRADAVLVTPVWDEPFGLVAAEAAMSGTAVVAFDRGGISEVLRPNVGEPAGVPAGFVVPADDVAAMAAAIPAALALDRSGVRTAALAHLSVATMVGRYEAVLRTAVDGPAARGAGTPRGVAAVQDRVAAS, from the coding sequence GTGCCCCGTCCACTGCCGACCCCGCCGACCGCGACCGCGGCGCGACGGCTCACGGTCGCCGTGCTGGGGCCGAGCCGCTTTCCCGTCGCCGAACCGTACGTCGGTGGTCTGGAGTCGTTCGTCGGCGGTCTCGTCGCAGCCCTGCGCGCCCGCGGGCACCGCGTGCTGCTCTTCGCGGCTGCGGGATCGACCGGCGCGCAGCCGGAGGTGCTGGCGGGCGGGGGCTGGGAACCCGACGAGCTGTCGCGGCAGGACCCGTCGATGCCGGCCGAGGCGTTCCTGCGCGAGCACCACGCCCACCTCGCCGTCCTGAACGCGCTGCGCACCACGTACGCCGGCGAGGTCGACGTCGTGCACAACAACTCCCTGCACCACCTGCCGCTGACCCTGTCCTCGACGTTGCCGGTCCCGACGGTGACCACGCTGCACACGCCGCCGACGCCGTGGCTGACCGCGGCGCTCGCGGCCGGGGGTTCCTCGCACGCCTTCACGGCCGTCAGCCGGTTCACGGCCCGGCAGTGGGCACCGTGGGTGGGGTCGGCCGACGTCGTGCACAACGGCGTCGACCCCGGCCGGTGGCGCCTCGGCCCCGGCGGCGGCGGGCTCCTGTGGTTCGGCCGGCTGGTGCCGGAGAAGGCGCCGCACCTGGCGGTGGACGCCGCGGCCCGCGCCGGTCACCACCTGCACCTCGTCGGCCCTGCGCTCGACGAGGAGTACTTCGCCGCGCAGATCGCGCCGCGGCTCGGCCGGGACGTGACGTGGCACGGGCACCTCGGGGGAGCGGACCTGTCGGCCGCCGTGGGCCGCGCCGACGCGGTGCTCGTCACCCCGGTGTGGGACGAGCCGTTCGGCCTCGTCGCGGCGGAGGCGGCCATGAGCGGGACCGCCGTCGTCGCCTTCGACCGGGGAGGCATCAGCGAAGTGCTGCGCCCCAACGTGGGTGAGCCCGCGGGGGTGCCCGCCGGGTTCGTCGTGCCGGCCGACGACGTCGCCGCGATGGCCGCCGCGATCCCGGCCGCGCTCGCGCTGGACCGTTCCGGCGTGCGGACGGCGGCGCTGGCCCACCTGTCGGTGGCGACCATGGTCGGCCGCTACGAGGCCGTGCTGCGGACGGCCGTCGACGGTCCCGCCGCGAGGGGTGCGGGAACCCCCCGCGGGGTCGCGGCCGTCCAGGACCGCGTCGCGGCGTCGTAG
- a CDS encoding WcbI family polysaccharide biosynthesis putative acetyltransferase: MTGRQQHYAHFHGLLPLVRDDRPLVLVHGNCQAESTRVLLEGTGQVRTVRVPPVHELTAEDLPRLQRVLDEVDVLVSQPVRDGYRDLPLGTAELLARAPRRPRLVVVPVLRWAALHPFQVIVRSPGAGEPPVVPYHDLRTLTLAAGRPELPEVPSARAVRAVRDLSARELHARGERHGALPVVDLFEAAGDGATQTVNHPGNPVLRGLAGRVLAALGLPAEVPDPGRTLLDSIHTPVLPQTLDALGIPGAGRPDWRVHGVATSDADVRAAHLRWYAEHPGVAEAGLDRHAEAAEELAA; the protein is encoded by the coding sequence GTGACCGGACGGCAGCAGCACTACGCCCACTTCCACGGCCTGCTCCCGCTGGTGCGGGACGACCGTCCCCTGGTCCTCGTGCACGGCAACTGCCAGGCGGAGTCGACGCGGGTGCTGCTCGAGGGGACCGGGCAGGTGCGGACGGTCCGCGTCCCGCCCGTCCACGAACTCACGGCCGAGGACCTGCCCCGCCTGCAGCGGGTCCTCGACGAGGTCGACGTCCTCGTGTCCCAGCCCGTGCGCGACGGCTACCGCGACCTGCCGCTGGGCACCGCCGAACTCCTCGCCCGCGCACCGCGGCGGCCGCGTCTCGTCGTCGTCCCGGTGCTCCGGTGGGCTGCGCTGCACCCGTTCCAGGTCATCGTGCGGTCTCCCGGCGCCGGGGAACCGCCGGTCGTGCCCTACCACGACCTGCGCACGCTGACGCTGGCCGCGGGCCGTCCGGAACTGCCCGAGGTGCCGTCCGCGCGCGCCGTCCGCGCGGTGCGCGACCTGTCGGCGCGGGAGCTGCACGCCCGCGGGGAACGGCACGGCGCGCTGCCCGTCGTCGACCTGTTCGAGGCCGCCGGCGACGGGGCGACGCAGACGGTCAACCACCCCGGCAACCCCGTCCTGCGCGGGCTGGCCGGGCGCGTCCTCGCCGCGCTCGGGCTGCCCGCGGAGGTCCCCGACCCCGGTCGGACGCTGCTCGACAGCATCCACACCCCGGTCCTGCCGCAGACGCTGGACGCGCTCGGGATCCCCGGAGCGGGGCGTCCCGACTGGCGCGTCCACGGCGTCGCGACGAGCGATGCCGACGTCCGCGCGGCCCACCTGCGCTGGTACGCCGAGCACCCGGGGGTGGCCGAGGCCGGGCTGGACCGGCACGCCGAGGCGGCCGAGGAGCTGGCCGCGTGA